A window of Salmo trutta chromosome 31, fSalTru1.1, whole genome shotgun sequence contains these coding sequences:
- the LOC115169318 gene encoding eukaryotic translation initiation factor 3 subunit F-like isoform X1, translated as MSVYGPVVKIHPVVLASIGDSYERRNEGASRVIGTLLGTIDKHSVEVTNCFSVPHNESEDEVAVDMEFAKNMYELHKRVSPSEVIVGWYATGFEITEHSVLIHEYYSREATNPIHLTMDTALQSGKMNIRAYLSAQMGVLGKTVGVMFTPLSVKYKYYDTERIGIDLLERTRDAPNTTNGLTSDLCQVGGAAGRVQDMLATVLTYIEDVLSGKQTADNSVGRYLMDLVNKVPKITAEDFETMLNSNINDLLMVTYLSNLTQAQIALNEKIVVL; from the exons ATGTCTGTGTACGGACCAGTGGTGAAAATTCACCCTGTTGTTCTCGCCTCCATCGGTGACTCATACGAACGGAGAAATGAGGGAGCGAGTCGTGTGATCGGAACCTTGCTTG GTACCATTGACAAGCACTCTGTTGAGGTCACCAACTGTTTCTCTGTCCCCCACAATGAGTCTGAAGATGAG GTTGCTGTTGACATGGAGTTTGCCAAGAACATGTATGAGCTTCATAAGAGGGTGTCACCCAGCGAGGTCATCGTCGGATG gtatgccactggctttgagatTACGGAACACTCTGTGCTGATCCATGAGTATTACAGCCGAGAGGCCACAAACCCCATTCACCTGACCATGGACACCGCCCTGCAGAGTGGCAAGATGAACATCCGCGCCTACCTCAG TGCCCAGATGGGTGTGCTGGGAAAGACAGTCGGTGTGATGTTCACCCCTCTGAGTGTGAAATACAAGTATTACGACACCGAGAGGATAGGCA TTGACCTTCTCGAGAGGACGAGAGATGCTCCGAACACCACCAATgggctgacctctgacctttgcCAGGTTGGCGGGGCTGCTGGCCGGGTTCAGGACATGCTGGCCACGGTACTGACCTACATAGAGGACGTGTTG TCTGGTAAACAGACTGCAGATAACAGTGTTGGACGTTACCTGATGGATCTAGTCAACAAGGTTCCTAAAATCACAGCAGAGGACTTTGAGACCATGCTCAACTCCAACATCAAC GACCTGTTGATGGTGACCTATCTATCGAATCTGACTCAAGCACAGATCGCCTTGAACGAAAAAATCGTGGTACTCTGA
- the LOC115169318 gene encoding eukaryotic translation initiation factor 3 subunit F-like isoform X2 → MSVYGPVVKIHPVVLASIGDSYERRNEGASRVIGTLLGTIDKHSVEVTNCFSVPHNESEDEVAVDMEFAKNMYELHKRVSPSEVIVGWYATGFEITEHSVLIHEYYSREATNPIHLTMDTALQSGKMNIRAYLSAQMGVLGKTVGVMFTPLSVKYKYYDTERIGIDLLERTRDAPNTTNGLTSDLCQVGGAAGRVQDMLATSGKQTADNSVGRYLMDLVNKVPKITAEDFETMLNSNINDLLMVTYLSNLTQAQIALNEKIVVL, encoded by the exons ATGTCTGTGTACGGACCAGTGGTGAAAATTCACCCTGTTGTTCTCGCCTCCATCGGTGACTCATACGAACGGAGAAATGAGGGAGCGAGTCGTGTGATCGGAACCTTGCTTG GTACCATTGACAAGCACTCTGTTGAGGTCACCAACTGTTTCTCTGTCCCCCACAATGAGTCTGAAGATGAG GTTGCTGTTGACATGGAGTTTGCCAAGAACATGTATGAGCTTCATAAGAGGGTGTCACCCAGCGAGGTCATCGTCGGATG gtatgccactggctttgagatTACGGAACACTCTGTGCTGATCCATGAGTATTACAGCCGAGAGGCCACAAACCCCATTCACCTGACCATGGACACCGCCCTGCAGAGTGGCAAGATGAACATCCGCGCCTACCTCAG TGCCCAGATGGGTGTGCTGGGAAAGACAGTCGGTGTGATGTTCACCCCTCTGAGTGTGAAATACAAGTATTACGACACCGAGAGGATAGGCA TTGACCTTCTCGAGAGGACGAGAGATGCTCCGAACACCACCAATgggctgacctctgacctttgcCAGGTTGGCGGGGCTGCTGGCCGGGTTCAGGACATGCTGGCCACG TCTGGTAAACAGACTGCAGATAACAGTGTTGGACGTTACCTGATGGATCTAGTCAACAAGGTTCCTAAAATCACAGCAGAGGACTTTGAGACCATGCTCAACTCCAACATCAAC GACCTGTTGATGGTGACCTATCTATCGAATCTGACTCAAGCACAGATCGCCTTGAACGAAAAAATCGTGGTACTCTGA